The following are from one region of the Silene latifolia isolate original U9 population chromosome 9, ASM4854445v1, whole genome shotgun sequence genome:
- the LOC141601130 gene encoding protein MAINTENANCE OF MERISTEMS-like produces the protein MGVSQWIKNYERPKAGREIREIYLSEVVVARVEASGLGILRDCFTTGLDDNLLSAFIERWHPDTNTFHMPFGGISIMLHDVQHILGIPVTGERSDDRVNAQLLPLFDSLDRVGSYAWCAACLAYLYLQLGTASRRDGTGVSGCLPLLQAWIYEYFPKFQPGAGFFLEDRPLIETWDRLPRAKGDSQTFQMYRHSLDDLSSEHV, from the exons atgggggtgtcacagtggATCAAAAACTACGAGAGGCCGAAAGctgggagggagattagggagataTATCTCAGCGAGGTTGTTGTCGCTAGGGTAGAGGCGAGCGGGCTTGGGATTTTGAGGGATTGTTTTACCACCGGTCTAGACGATAACCTCCTTAGTGCTTTTATCGAAAGGTGGCATCCGGATACtaacactttccatatgccttttggagggaTTAGTATCATGCTCCATGATGTCCAGCATATTCTTGGGATACCTGTTACTGGTGAGCGG AGTGATGATAGGGTAAATGCTCAGTTGTTGCCCTTGTTTGATAGTCTTGATCGGGTTGGTTCCTATGCTTGGTGTGCCGCTTGTTTGGCTTACTTGTACCTACAGTTAGGGACAGCATCGCGCCGAGATGGTACTGGTGTTAGTGGGTGTCTACCGTTACTCCAGGCATGGATATACGAGTACTTTCCCAAGTTCCAACCCGGCGCTGGATTCTTCCTTGAGGACCGACCTCTAATCGAGACTTGGGACCGCTTGCCTCGGGCTAAGGGCGATTCTCAGACTTTTCAGATGTATCGCCATAGTTTGGACGATCTTAGCTCGGAGCATGTCTGA